Below is a genomic region from Henckelia pumila isolate YLH828 chromosome 3, ASM3356847v2, whole genome shotgun sequence.
AAAATGTTTTAGCTAGGGGAGTGTCAGTTGTTCTTGGATAAGGATATATCAGCACTACAAAAATTAGATAATTCCCTTCTTATGTAactgcaatttttttttaatttttgttgtgTTACACATGGACACACAAAGCCAGTTGGGGCTGAACCAACTTGCTTTTAACTGGAAATTATGTCTGTTATTTCAATTAGGCATCCGTtttctttttatgatttttttaatcaaatttattgCCTCAGGTCCAATTTCTCTGTTCTGTCTGTAGTGTTCATTTGTGAAATACAGCTAGTGATTCCTTCCTTGCTTCCCAAACTATAATAATCTTTATCGTACACATCTAATCAACTTGGTTAATGATAATACAGCTACTATAAACTTGTCGATGATAATACTTATAGCTAGTGAATCACTGGTTTTCTCTGTTATCTTCCATGCAATGTTTAACAATTTGAATATCCTGATTCCTGACGTCACAGTGCCAAACTTTTGCAGGTGAAGAGCTAAATGATCCGAGAGTCTTAACTGACGTAGGTGATGTGCCAGTCCAAGAGTTGCGAGATTGTGGCGTAGATGATGACAGATTGATGAATATCATCAGTGAATCTGTAAAGCTAGTGATGGACGAGGTATGGTTTTTTTTTAGATTGTATTTCAAATCATTCGTTTTAATTTTGAGCCAAATGGATTTGAGTTATGGATTTgaaatcaaatccactcaaaTCCTTCCATCCAAATCCAACCTCGGGGAATTTAAAGATCTTTTTTTTTACTACTTTCAATAGTTTTGTGGATTCTTATTTCTGCACAATACATGAATTTTTgttcataatttttatttttttcttggtGCTTTAGCCTCCCTTACGCCCGTTAGTATTAGGGGGTGACCACTCGATTTCATTTCCTGTGGTGAGAGCGGTGTCTGAAAAGCTTGGAGGACAAGTGGACGTTCTTCATCTTGATGCTCATCCTGATATTTATGATTGTTTTGAGGGGAACAAATATTCTCATGCATCTTCTTTTGCGAGAATTATGGAGGGTGGCTTTGTTCGGCGACTCTTACAGGTGACGTGAGATCAAAATTTAGCTAATTTTTCACTGACTGTCTATTATCATGTGTTGGCTAAAATTCGAATGGTATTTTTGACTCTGTTTTCTCGGATAACTCTAATTATAAGTGAAAGTCGTGCAAATCCTCGTGATTAAAACTTTCATAGCTGTCAACTTCCTAGCTTTGCCCATTCACAAACTGGTCCTCCGTTtctaatttttatttcaaattttcgtACTTGACTGCCGAGTTCAGCTTTAGTGGGGataattgaaaattttcaattttccaCTAAACGCGGGATACTAGCATCAGCTTAGGAAACTCAGTCTATGAAAATTATGTATTGTTTTTTCAAGTATTCTTAGAGAAGCCAGACATTTGACATCGGAGTAAAAGAAAGTTTCGTGTTTTTTCCCGTCTCAAACTCGTCAAAGTTGGTGACTTTGCTGCAGGTTGGAATCAGATCAATAACAAAGGAAGGCCGTGAACAAGGTAAAAGGTTTGGCGTGGAGCAATATGAAATGCGAACCTTCTCCAAGGATAGGGACTTCTTAGAGAATCtggtctctctctctctcaaccTTTACTTGGATGTCATATACTACTTAATGTTTTTGTAAATGAACAACGACAAAAAGGAATTCTTGGAAACTCTTACTTTCTAATCTATAGTTTCCCACTCTCGTTTGCATTTTTGTTTGCAGCAACTTGGCGAGGGCGTAAAAGGGGTGTATATTTCAGTAGACGTGGACTGTCTCGATCCCGCATTTGCTCCTGGGGTATCCCACATCGAGCCTGGTGGCCTTTCTTTCCGTGATGTTCTCAACATCATTCACAACCTCAAAGGGGACGTCGTAGCTGCAGATGTTGTCGAGTTCAACCCACAACGGGACACGGTGGATGGGATGACAGCCATGGTTGCTGCTAAACTGGTGAGAGAACTCACTGCAAAGATATCAAAATAACTGAAGTTTCCCGAGAGTCTCGCAATACACACAAATTATGTTGCACGTCTCAGACATCTTGAAAACAAACGTATATTTCGTGGCAGCCGAATGCCATGCTTCCTTTTGGATAGATAACTAGAACGCAAATATTACAATGTTTTATTGGTCGAAGTCACTCCATTTTTTGAATCATCTTGGTTTTTCTTATACTTGAGCTTCTTcgcgtaaaaaaaaaaaaagaaagaccAAAGATTTACATGATACACAGTGCATATTTTACAGCCTAACCAAAGATAAACCAAGTATTAAGCAAATAATGTAAATAACGACGTGCAGAAGATTATGGATTATCGAATGCTCAAGGTTAACTTTTAATATTTACATTGTATTCTTCAAAATGACGTGTCATACAATTTTGGGACTATTCAAATAACCTGGTGAGATCAATTTCCTTTTTCCAGCTCCATTTTGAAGATCGCCGGTCGCATTTGAGTCATAGGACGGCTGGTAAATCTGGCTtgtgtgttttgtttttgtttttgtgctCGTCGCCAAACATAACAATGCGGAGGATTCCCGTTTTTGGGACATAATAATTACATATACACTTCAAGTCATGATTTACAAAttacaacaaaacacaagtgtCGGAATGAAATCCACGAAATGAGAACTGTGCTTTGAGTGAAAGTTATGAAGCTTTTTAAACTCATTTTTATGCTCAAGCCTCTCGCCAAACTCTAAAACCAACTACAATTCTTTCGAGGATGGGGTGATTCTTAATAGTGAACATCTCTTCACATGTATTTAAAAAGATGATTTCAATTTGTTAAAATAGCATAATGCTGTGTTTTTCGAAAACGGAGGTTCTTGTTTCAAATAAATGCCACCGGAAGAGGTTTGTTAGAATTGAGTTGGAGAAAGCTAGAGTTTCTtattgttgaagtatgcttctatcagattgaatgggaatagagaagagatcggatcgaatagtacagatcagatgagctcggtattcagatgagttcatggtccagatcgaatactgggatcagatcgatgtgatggtcagatgagtcttcggatgagttcatgcagatagattgctcgagtattgtaacttggttagaagtcagatgaagttTCCGTAAAGCTGGAAGCTTGCAggcagatcgatgcagatcgaagtgcgagagcagatcagactgatgaatgaaggcttatcgggctggaccatgttgacttcataattgggccgtaagttagtgttgacctaaagcccaagatgaaagtcggtgcaattctctatataagcagatgaaAGATGGCCGCAACGAgcataacagaaaatcaaattcttcagaatatattgagagagaagaaggagagatttcggaggagaaaacttgggcggagattgtgacgggaagattcAAGTATCAATAGCTTGAATCGTGTCTGTATCTAGCATTAAGAGTTTTCTGGTctatctctgtaataagctctgttcttgagcttggattgttctgttggtgattaataaagtggttgtgttgctctcccgtggacgtaggcaaattattgccgaaccacgtaaatacttgcgttgtttattgctttcgcgtgagtgtttgagtttgatctgtgtgcgttggtTTTATAGGTGTTTCTGGGATTATTGTTCTTGTTTGCTTGCGAGGTGAATTCTCGGAATACCAAAtttcggattgattcctaacaagtggcgccgtccgtgggaaactaagcaaagatggtgggatcaatgaagtttgatatcgaGAAGTTCACGGGCAAGAACGATTTCTCGCTCTGAAGAATTAAGATGCGGGCAATCCTGATACAATAAGGATTGATGGAAGCTCTTAAGAGGAAGGAGGAGATGTCTGATGAtataaagaacaaggatgaacTACTCGAGAAAGCACACAGTGCAATTATTCTCTGTCTGGGAGATAGACCTCTTCGGGAGGTAGCCAGAGAAGAATCTGCAGCGGCTGTGTGGCTTAAGCTTGAGAATCTATACATGACGAAATACCTGGCTAACCGTCTGTACATGAAACAGAGGTTGTATTCCTTTGTGATTAAGGATGAGAAGAATCTTGAAGACCAGATCgaagaattcaccaagatattggatgacttggagaataATGAAGTAAATCTAGAGGATGAAGATCGggctttgatacttctgaatgctcttccaaaagcatatgaaaatttcagaGATGCTTTGCTGTATGGAAGAGAACAGACGATAACCttggaagaagttatgtctgctattcaatccaaggaacttcagagaaagtcaaacacaaatactgaatcacatggagaaggtCTTACGGCGAGAGACAGAAGTGATAAGAGGACATCCAGTGGGAAATACAGGCCAAAGTccagatcgaagagtcaaggaagatacCAGAACAGAAACTTGAGTAATATGAAGTGCTATGCTTGTCAGAAGGTTGgacatctgcgaagagattgtccGGAAAGAAAAGGGAAGCAGCAGGAAAAACCCAAAGAAGATGGTACTCTGGCCGTAGCTAcagatggatatgactcagcagaagtattggtggtttctaaaggtgatcaaaaccacgagtggatactggattcaggatgctcctttcacatgtgtcctataagatcttggtttgaaaagCTGGAAGAAGCTGATCAGGGCATGGTACTGTTGGGGAATAATCAGTCATGTAGAATAAAAGGCTCTAGaaatatcagaataaggatgcatgatgggatCGACAGAGTACTCACCAAGGTGAGGTATGTTCCTgagttgaagagaaacttgatatcattgggaacgcttgatgctcagggatattcattcaaatcaggaGCAGGAAGTATCTCAGTGTCAAAAGGATCTCTGGTTGTTATGAAGGCTGTCAAAAGAAACCTCTTATATGTACTACAAGGTGAAACGATTATTGGAAGCACAACAAGTATTCAGGAACAGCAAGACAGAACCAAGCTATGGCATctgaggcttggacatgtaagtgagaagggattacatgAGTTGTCTAAACAGGGTCTGTTAGGTGGAGATAAGATTGAATCACTGGAGTTATGTGATAGTTGTGCTCTTGGGAAATCAAAAAGAGTAtcgtttggtcaaggaagtcacacaactgagcaaccattggcctacattcattcagatatatggggtccttctcggaCAGAAACTCATAGTGGAGGAAGATACTTTatgtctttgatagatgattactcaaggagagtatgaatattcatcttaaagacCAATGATGAAGCATATGACAAGTTCAGAGAATGGCTGCTGGCAGTTGAGAACAAGAGTGATAAAATAGTTAAACACCTGAGAACAAATAATGGGCTGAaatacttatcagataagtttgtGAAGTTATGTAAGGAGAAAGGCATTACCAGACACAGAACAATGGCAGGaacgccacaacaaaatggCCTGGCAGAGAGAATGAACATAATTCTTCTGAAaagggtcagatgtatgttgatcaatgcttctctacctaagtccttctggggagaagcattatctactgcgtgctatttggtcaataggtgtccatccagcgcgattggtttcaagacaccaatggaaaaatggagtggaacacctgcagacttgtagtaacccagataccattttaagataataatatgttaaacatgattaagggttggtatttaaccaatttcggagtgttattggacttcagaagtaaaatttggactttttcattttgggccggatagtaagttccgatccaggatagtaagctccgatcccggatagtaagctccgatcggaacggaagctccgatcctggaacggaagttccgatccccagctgtcaaaaatgatcgatgactcagttgcgagttttgacaagtgtcggtcatagagcagatcggaagctccgatcgtagatcagaagttccgatcctggcgtggcagacatgcacgcaatgagctggatcggaagctccgatcccgaaatcggaagttccgatcctggccgagaaatttggctataaaaagggccgttcagagttcattttcaattacgaattcccgagtttccttcttcagttatatagtgtgagttatacacttgagggccctatcgattataataaaggttctggaataaccaaggggtggttatagtcatccgggactagcgactccaaagggctaactacggacgaaggtatggtccgggaatctatttaagttttggtagtacttattagcttagttaaggcttatagaatttatgtagtgatacggtgaacttttgaatataggcttggaatctaggatctattatacttgaactagcctagaggtacgtacacattgactgagatttccagcgagtatacatgtttatatgttgcatttatttggcattattatatggcatgatgtatgatttaccgttttctatactcatatgtcatgtgcatatacacgttgagcctataccttgttatacctgactatagagccgctcagctctatactcgatagtctgtcactgagagtaccgcgacgacgggggcatttatgtctgtctactctggtgtactagacgagtgtggttgcacccagaggttgatccgtgcggtggcagcactcatatggcgccggttctgagcatgacttttcagatgaccctgtaccagtcatcatgttgcatgcattatatacatatgtttactcatgtctatgtactgggcgtagcgctcacgtcctagttgttatcttggacaccctattccatggggcaggtcgcaggatggacggagctgatagttcaaggcaggactagggagcaggagctttgaaagtttttatacagcacgatttattagttgtataatgtttacttttaagaatttcgatatggttgtatcactacagatttaagcctggattatattactaagctgatatgtacattatggattatgtttccgcacgtttttactctgttaagtattttgctgtattaagtttaatgcatgctattagttgccagttagtaggtgattccatgcagggtcactacatttttggtatcagagcatgcttagattttgggattagtacttgggatttagtttagtcttgagtaaatttttgcgcatttgggattttaatgtgcaattcttttcaggatatggctgacgagagtcacggtag
It encodes:
- the LOC140891085 gene encoding arginase 1, mitochondrial is translated as MRRVAVPETGKKMKTIGSMGIHYFQRLNAANVPKELIEKGQNRVIEASLTLIRERAKLKGELLRALGSVMASTSLLGVPLGHNSSFLQGPAFAPPRIREAIWCGSTNSTTEGGEELNDPRVLTDVGDVPVQELRDCGVDDDRLMNIISESVKLVMDEPPLRPLVLGGDHSISFPVVRAVSEKLGGQVDVLHLDAHPDIYDCFEGNKYSHASSFARIMEGGFVRRLLQVGIRSITKEGREQGKRFGVEQYEMRTFSKDRDFLENLQLGEGVKGVYISVDVDCLDPAFAPGVSHIEPGGLSFRDVLNIIHNLKGDVVAADVVEFNPQRDTVDGMTAMVAAKLVRELTAKISK